ATTCTGGAAGTCGACGAATGAACGGCTTGAATTCATCTGAACCTTTAGTAGGCAGCAATGGTCCATCTGAAACTTCCATCTCTGGATCAACCAAAGGCGACAAAAATCCAATCAACAAATTGAGTATATAGATACCCAAACCATATGAAACAATGTAGAACCCTTGCACATAGAAGACCCTCAATGCATAAATTGCCAATACAAAAAGGGTTCCAATCCATCGGTAGATGGCATGTGGGGTAGTCTTATCAAGATAATATTGATAAAGCCTTGAAACATCATGTTGCCACTGGCTCAAGGGTGCTGCCGCTGAGGCAGTTTCACCTCCTATCCCGTCCATTGAATATTAAACGCTTCACTATCTGCATATGAGCCATACAACTTATTCAACTTCTTCCACATTTGCCATAAGATTCacaaaaaaatacccatattGTTCATGTTGTTCATCTCCAGAACACgatgataaaaagaaaaaag
The Cucurbita pepo subsp. pepo cultivar mu-cu-16 chromosome LG16, ASM280686v2, whole genome shotgun sequence genome window above contains:
- the LOC111777830 gene encoding protein RER1A-like; translated protein: MDGIGGETASAAAPLSQWQHDVSRLYQYYLDKTTPHAIYRWIGTLFVLAIYALRVFYVQGFYIVSYGLGIYILNLLIGFLSPLVDPEMEVSDGPLLPTKGSDEFKPFIRRLPEFKFWYSFTKAFCIAFVMTFFSIFDVPVFWPILLCYWIVLFVLTMRRQIAHMIKYKYIPLSLGKQKYGGKKASASSGISNDD